The Devosia sp. SD17-2 genome includes a region encoding these proteins:
- a CDS encoding amidohydrolase family protein, with amino-acid sequence MAGDRAVDFNTLSAHHPKRLLWASDWPHTEMFEAVPEDDDLIALSLSVVPRSDQAAVFADNAKALYFAH; translated from the coding sequence TTGGCGGGTGATCGGGCGGTCGACTTCAACACGCTTTCGGCGCACCATCCCAAGCGTCTGCTGTGGGCCAGCGACTGGCCCCATACCGAGATGTTCGAAGCTGTGCCCGAGGACGACGACCTCATTGCACTGAGCCTCTCGGTTGTGCCGCGGAGCGATCAGGCTGCGGTCTTTGCAGACAACGCAAAAGCGCTCTATTTCGCGCATTGA
- a CDS encoding pyridoxal phosphate-dependent aminotransferase: MSVEDKFKNLGIDNAPGQEVRQQAADALNALVRGEALPGALVDFSHGDVDAFTPPPGSFEEFTRAVEAGGKQAYTEYRGSADIRAQLAAHLSDFTGADISPDLGVIITPGTQGALFLAVASTVSTGDKVAIVQPDYFANRKLVEFFGGEIMPIRMDYLGSDEKAGLDLEQLRAAFAAGARTFLFSNPNNPTGAVYSADEIAQIVALAKEFDATVIADQLYSRLRYEDQAYTHICASDLNDNKILTIMGPSKTESLSGYRLGVAFGSPEIIARMEKLQAIVSLRASGYNQAVLRTWFNEPEGWMDERIAAHEAIRDDLLAIFRDVGMATRTPQAGSYVFPTLPKLAIGLTDFVKLLRQQANVIVTPGTEFGPHDHSIRLNYSQDHQAAVAAAHRIVEMAKRYSAE, from the coding sequence TTGAGCGTCGAAGACAAATTCAAAAATCTTGGAATTGACAACGCACCGGGCCAGGAGGTTCGCCAGCAGGCTGCCGATGCGCTGAATGCCCTGGTGCGGGGCGAGGCCCTGCCCGGCGCGCTGGTCGACTTCTCGCACGGCGATGTCGACGCCTTCACGCCGCCGCCCGGCTCGTTCGAGGAATTTACCCGCGCTGTCGAAGCCGGTGGCAAGCAGGCCTATACCGAATATCGCGGGTCGGCCGATATCCGCGCTCAGCTCGCGGCGCATCTGAGTGATTTCACCGGGGCGGATATCTCGCCGGATCTCGGCGTCATCATCACCCCCGGCACGCAGGGTGCACTGTTCCTGGCCGTCGCTTCGACGGTTTCGACCGGCGACAAGGTGGCGATTGTGCAGCCGGACTATTTTGCCAACCGCAAGCTGGTGGAATTCTTTGGCGGCGAGATCATGCCGATCCGCATGGATTATCTCGGGTCGGACGAAAAGGCGGGGCTTGATCTCGAGCAGTTGCGGGCCGCCTTTGCGGCGGGCGCGCGGACGTTCCTCTTCTCCAATCCCAACAATCCGACCGGCGCTGTCTATTCGGCAGACGAGATTGCCCAGATCGTTGCGCTGGCCAAGGAATTCGACGCGACGGTGATCGCCGACCAGCTCTATTCGCGCCTCCGCTACGAGGACCAGGCCTATACCCATATCTGCGCCAGCGATCTCAACGACAACAAGATCCTGACCATCATGGGGCCGTCCAAGACCGAGTCGCTGAGCGGCTATCGGCTGGGCGTGGCTTTCGGCTCGCCAGAGATCATCGCGCGGATGGAAAAGCTGCAGGCCATCGTGTCGCTGCGCGCCTCGGGCTATAATCAGGCGGTGTTGCGGACCTGGTTCAACGAGCCGGAAGGCTGGATGGACGAGCGCATTGCCGCACACGAGGCCATTCGCGACGATCTGCTGGCCATTTTCCGCGATGTCGGGATGGCGACGCGTACGCCGCAGGCAGGCAGCTATGTGTTCCCGACGCTGCCGAAACTGGCGATCGGCCTCACTGATTTCGTCAAACTGCTGCGCCAGCAGGCCAATGTGATCGTGACCCCCGGCACCGAATTCGGCCCGCATGACCACAGCATTCGCCTCAATTATTCGCAGGACCATCAGGCGGCGGTCGCGGCAGCGCATCGCATCGTCGAGATGGCCAAGCGCTACAGCGCGGAGTGA
- a CDS encoding RidA family protein, producing MASNAPPPQGKYVPAKRHGDLIFVSGMTPRQNGQLIYAGKVSADTDPERLRAATELSTQNVLSAARAILAPGEALVGTLNLTVYVNAEASYTTHPKVADFASAYLEAEFAGDLPSRAAVGVASLPSDASVEVSAVMIVGSAA from the coding sequence ATGGCCAGCAATGCCCCCCCGCCGCAGGGAAAATATGTTCCGGCCAAGCGCCACGGCGATCTGATCTTTGTCTCGGGCATGACGCCCCGGCAGAACGGGCAGCTGATCTATGCCGGCAAGGTGAGCGCCGACACCGATCCGGAGCGGCTGCGCGCCGCGACGGAGCTGTCGACGCAGAATGTGTTGTCGGCGGCACGGGCGATCCTTGCGCCGGGCGAGGCCCTTGTCGGGACCTTGAACCTGACCGTCTATGTCAACGCCGAGGCGAGCTACACGACGCACCCAAAGGTCGCGGATTTTGCGTCGGCTTATCTTGAAGCCGAGTTTGCGGGCGATCTGCCGAGCCGCGCCGCGGTGGGCGTTGCCTCGCTGCCGTCCGACGCTTCGGTGGAAGTCTCCGCCGTAATGATCGTGGGATCGGCGGCCTGA
- a CDS encoding aminoglycoside phosphotransferase family protein → MTDGRQEVDADLVAAILREQHPDLADLPIRPGALGWDNQMWRLGEDLAVRLPWSTPGADALLLKEYAFLPGLAAHLPLPIPVPIRLGQPTALFPRSWIVTRWLPGEPADRAHVTRRADAAQTLAAFLAALHQPAPDNGPVSRDGRGGPLAAIDQGLRRTLAEASDRGLIADPERLLAVWGDALAAPAWFGPPVWLHADLHPANVLTSDGNICGIIDFGDLCVGDPACDLAAAWLLLPDGCMNAFHSAYTPAPDDATVRRARGWALGKALTCLIIGDNGVHGRPGGKPTWGPPGKAALARLLATEG, encoded by the coding sequence ATGACCGATGGACGTCAGGAGGTCGATGCGGATCTGGTCGCGGCCATTCTACGCGAGCAACACCCCGACCTCGCCGATCTCCCCATCCGTCCCGGCGCGCTCGGTTGGGACAATCAGATGTGGCGGCTGGGCGAGGATCTCGCCGTCAGGCTGCCCTGGTCCACGCCGGGCGCCGACGCGCTGCTTCTCAAGGAATACGCCTTCCTGCCGGGCCTTGCCGCCCACCTACCGCTGCCGATCCCGGTGCCGATCCGGCTTGGTCAACCCACCGCGCTCTTCCCGCGCAGCTGGATCGTCACCCGCTGGCTGCCGGGAGAGCCCGCAGACAGGGCGCACGTGACGCGACGCGCCGACGCCGCCCAAACCCTGGCAGCCTTTCTCGCGGCGCTGCATCAGCCGGCGCCGGACAATGGGCCCGTCAGTCGGGATGGTCGCGGCGGGCCGCTCGCAGCAATAGATCAGGGCCTCCGCCGCACCTTGGCGGAGGCGAGCGATCGCGGCTTGATTGCCGATCCCGAGCGGCTTCTCGCGGTCTGGGGTGATGCTCTCGCTGCCCCGGCGTGGTTCGGTCCGCCGGTCTGGCTTCACGCCGATCTCCATCCCGCCAATGTTCTCACCAGCGACGGCAATATTTGCGGGATCATCGATTTCGGCGATCTCTGCGTCGGCGATCCGGCCTGCGATCTCGCCGCTGCCTGGCTGCTCCTGCCCGACGGCTGCATGAATGCATTTCACAGCGCCTATACGCCCGCGCCTGATGACGCCACTGTGCGCCGCGCCCGCGGCTGGGCCCTCGGCAAGGCGCTGACCTGCCTCATCATTGGCGATAATGGCGTCCACGGCCGGCCCGGTGGGAAACCGACCTGGGGGCCGCCGGGGAAAGCCGCCCTCGCGCGACTGCTCGCGACGGAGGGCTGA
- a CDS encoding flagellin — MSDISLSKAVRANLLSLQNTAEMMNKTQSRLATGNKVNSALDNPSNFFTASALNSRAADMSNLLDSMASGIKVIEAADKGITAITKNIEQMQSSLRQARQDKTFQTANFDVTKDSVLNIGGGQFGEMNSIKLGTATAGVSSAIKTEDIYNGPAVTAVATDADGEGAGARTVLDLDNVADLAGKSIKVDGKTVSFAATDNTVALAAQKLSDVLGADYTVTAGAAAGDENKIVIENAKVTGYASKSPVVELGAAAAGKASASFTYNAALLGAGVNVGSHTINVSGPATAGDFVASLQTQLNEAEDGRYSVSLDADTNVITVTDNQAGVGDVILTGGAFGTAALPATTTAAGGAIVDDASLQDLVGSTITLTPATGPAVNVTVTGTTTIADLNANGFQAEYGAEGINFRRNDLQSFTVSVSRTADTTPEVVSPSTSAAGAGRADAAALEAARNTAVTDHGPATLGSITLTAGANTATINLTDDLSDPANFADKLTAAGFAINYDATDGITFSRADGEDFTVSYTGLGGNDVFGAASGTSIGGVTAADVAAAQAVLNADALQDAADHAEALGYTGASTAAASSAGGSAAVPATITVTQVPGTAGVTSKATAAASDEITITYGNKTADIKVTGADASGDRSAIAKSINDQLKTAGMDNLEASFDNEGKLSISAKNAEAIALTVTGAQAEEIFGSDTKMTNTGSATVSGYNSKNAVDMFVEEINRNPATAGKIRASNDNGKLRIENLSTQALDISHDADGDGVLNPVSSKIAGNSVRANLSKQFNDLRDQLDKFADDSSFNGINLLRGDKLTITFNESGSSAIQIQAKDKDGNERPITAANLNIEFLNEEDLDTDEKIDKLLTGLQNALTELRSQASTFGSNLSSVENRQNFTKNMINTLETGAANLTLADTNEEAANLLALQTRQQLSSSALSMASQQDQAVLQLLR; from the coding sequence ATGTCCGATATTTCTCTTTCGAAGGCCGTTCGCGCGAACCTTCTCAGCCTGCAGAACACCGCCGAAATGATGAACAAGACGCAGTCGCGTCTTGCCACCGGCAACAAGGTGAACTCTGCGCTGGACAACCCGTCCAACTTCTTCACCGCCTCGGCTCTGAACAGCCGCGCCGCCGACATGAGCAATCTGCTAGACTCGATGGCATCGGGCATCAAGGTCATCGAGGCTGCCGACAAGGGCATCACCGCGATCACCAAGAATATCGAGCAGATGCAATCCTCACTGCGCCAGGCTCGCCAGGACAAGACGTTCCAGACGGCGAACTTCGACGTCACGAAGGACAGCGTTCTGAACATTGGCGGCGGCCAATTTGGCGAAATGAACAGCATCAAGCTGGGCACCGCAACGGCGGGGGTTTCGTCGGCGATCAAGACGGAAGACATCTACAACGGCCCTGCGGTTACCGCCGTTGCGACAGACGCCGATGGAGAAGGTGCTGGCGCTCGGACCGTTCTCGACCTCGATAACGTGGCCGATCTGGCTGGCAAGTCGATCAAGGTCGACGGAAAGACGGTGTCTTTCGCCGCAACCGACAATACTGTTGCCTTGGCCGCTCAAAAACTGAGCGATGTGCTCGGTGCTGACTACACCGTCACCGCTGGTGCTGCTGCTGGTGACGAAAACAAAATCGTCATCGAAAATGCCAAGGTCACTGGCTACGCTTCCAAGTCTCCCGTGGTGGAACTTGGTGCAGCCGCCGCCGGCAAGGCCAGTGCATCGTTCACCTACAATGCGGCTCTTCTTGGAGCAGGCGTGAATGTCGGATCGCACACGATCAACGTTAGTGGCCCGGCGACTGCAGGCGACTTTGTAGCGAGCCTGCAAACGCAGCTCAACGAGGCCGAAGACGGTCGCTACTCGGTTTCACTTGATGCCGACACCAACGTCATTACGGTTACGGACAATCAGGCTGGGGTCGGCGACGTCATTCTGACGGGCGGCGCTTTTGGTACTGCAGCCTTACCCGCGACGACCACCGCCGCCGGTGGTGCCATCGTTGATGATGCAAGCCTGCAGGATCTCGTCGGTTCCACCATCACATTGACCCCAGCCACCGGGCCGGCGGTCAACGTCACTGTCACTGGCACAACGACGATCGCGGACCTTAACGCGAATGGCTTCCAGGCCGAGTATGGCGCCGAGGGTATCAACTTTCGCCGTAATGACCTTCAGTCGTTCACGGTGTCAGTCAGCCGCACTGCCGACACGACGCCGGAGGTTGTGTCACCTTCAACATCGGCGGCAGGCGCGGGTCGCGCTGACGCTGCAGCGTTGGAAGCTGCTCGTAACACTGCTGTTACAGACCATGGCCCTGCCACTCTTGGCTCCATCACGCTAACTGCTGGTGCCAATACGGCGACGATCAATCTTACTGATGATCTCTCGGACCCTGCCAACTTTGCCGACAAGCTCACTGCAGCTGGATTTGCCATAAACTATGATGCTACGGACGGAATCACCTTCAGCCGTGCCGATGGTGAGGACTTCACTGTCTCCTACACGGGGCTTGGCGGTAACGACGTTTTCGGCGCAGCGTCGGGCACATCCATCGGTGGTGTAACTGCAGCTGATGTCGCCGCTGCCCAGGCTGTATTGAACGCTGATGCCTTGCAAGATGCCGCAGACCATGCCGAAGCACTTGGCTATACCGGTGCTTCCACAGCCGCTGCTAGTTCGGCCGGTGGTTCTGCCGCAGTCCCTGCCACGATCACTGTCACCCAAGTTCCTGGCACGGCAGGCGTAACCTCCAAGGCAACTGCGGCTGCCTCGGACGAGATCACTATCACTTACGGCAACAAGACCGCCGACATCAAGGTCACTGGAGCTGACGCTTCCGGCGATCGCAGCGCGATTGCAAAGTCAATTAACGACCAGCTGAAAACTGCTGGGATGGATAATCTGGAGGCCAGCTTCGACAATGAAGGCAAGCTATCCATTTCGGCGAAGAACGCAGAAGCCATCGCACTGACAGTTACTGGCGCTCAGGCCGAGGAAATCTTTGGTTCTGATACCAAGATGACCAACACTGGCTCAGCCACTGTGTCGGGCTACAACTCGAAGAACGCCGTCGACATGTTTGTCGAGGAAATCAACCGGAACCCTGCCACGGCAGGGAAAATCCGCGCCTCGAACGACAATGGCAAGCTGCGTATCGAAAACCTGTCGACACAGGCACTTGATATCAGCCACGATGCCGACGGTGACGGGGTCCTGAATCCAGTATCTTCAAAGATCGCCGGCAACTCAGTTCGCGCCAATCTTTCCAAGCAGTTCAACGATCTGCGCGACCAGCTGGACAAGTTCGCTGACGACTCGTCGTTCAACGGCATCAACCTGCTGCGTGGCGACAAGCTGACGATCACCTTCAATGAATCCGGATCGTCTGCGATCCAGATTCAGGCCAAGGACAAGGACGGCAACGAACGTCCGATCACGGCAGCAAACCTCAATATCGAGTTCCTCAATGAAGAAGATCTCGATACGGACGAGAAGATCGATAAGCTGCTAACTGGTCTTCAAAATGCCCTGACTGAACTCCGCTCGCAGGCTTCGACCTTCGGTTCGAACCTGTCTTCGGTCGAAAACCGTCAGAACTTTACCAAGAACATGATCAACACGCTGGAAACCGGCGCGGCGAACCTGACCTTGGCGGATACCAACGAAGAAGCCGCAAACCTTCTGGCGCTCCAGACCCGTCAGCAGCTGTCGTCTTCGGCACTGTCGATGGCCAGCCAGCAGGACCAGGCTGTGCTGCAGCTCCTGCGTTAA
- a CDS encoding flagellar biosynthesis repressor FlbT, with protein sequence MTLKITLKPGESFFVGRAEVFAQGNSVTHLFVRGDAAVLRDEDYMREEDADTNAKRLHFVLQQMYLTGDMRARHVEYFSLVQALIAENPDTNAMVADLNQLLIEGQFYKAIKLAKCLNNTNLTRNVTRRRMAAAG encoded by the coding sequence ATGACCCTCAAAATTACCCTGAAGCCTGGCGAGAGCTTTTTTGTCGGTCGTGCAGAGGTTTTTGCCCAGGGAAATTCAGTGACGCATCTCTTCGTGCGCGGCGACGCAGCCGTGTTGCGCGACGAAGACTATATGCGCGAGGAAGACGCGGACACCAATGCCAAGCGCCTGCACTTCGTTTTGCAGCAGATGTATCTGACCGGCGACATGCGCGCCCGTCACGTGGAATATTTCTCGCTGGTCCAGGCCCTGATCGCGGAAAACCCCGACACCAACGCCATGGTGGCCGACCTCAACCAGTTGCTAATCGAGGGGCAGTTCTACAAGGCCATCAAGCTGGCCAAGTGCCTCAACAACACCAATCTCACCCGCAATGTGACCCGGCGGCGCATGGCAGCGGCAGGGTAG
- a CDS encoding response regulator transcription factor: MSIQKILFVDDHLLFSDALVFMLRSLENTMDFRAVGSVPEALDTLDAERFSMVMVDYVMPDMNGLDALALISTRHPDIPVAILSGSSDPRAVAQALDRGAAGWLSKTMGGEPLVHAIKLILAGHKFVSPELLRQPLPTPLTRRETDVAQLVASGMTDKEIADRLSMQLGTVKVHVKSLLRKFGADNRTKFALLYRHPSA, translated from the coding sequence ATGTCTATACAGAAAATTCTGTTCGTCGACGATCATCTGTTGTTCAGCGATGCGCTGGTCTTCATGTTGCGTTCGCTCGAAAACACCATGGATTTCCGGGCCGTTGGCTCGGTGCCCGAAGCGCTCGATACCCTTGATGCAGAACGTTTTTCCATGGTCATGGTAGACTATGTCATGCCCGATATGAATGGACTTGACGCACTTGCTCTTATTTCCACACGCCACCCAGATATTCCGGTGGCTATACTTTCGGGAAGTTCCGACCCTCGGGCCGTGGCCCAGGCCCTGGATCGGGGCGCGGCGGGCTGGTTGAGCAAGACAATGGGCGGTGAGCCCCTGGTTCATGCGATAAAGCTGATTCTGGCCGGCCATAAATTCGTGTCGCCGGAATTGCTGCGCCAACCCCTGCCGACGCCGCTGACGCGCCGTGAAACCGATGTGGCCCAACTGGTCGCCTCGGGCATGACCGACAAGGAGATCGCCGATCGTCTGTCGATGCAACTGGGGACGGTCAAGGTCCACGTCAAAAGCCTTCTGCGCAAGTTCGGCGCCGATAACCGGACGAAGTTCGCCTTGCTCTATCGCCACCCTTCTGCATGA
- a CDS encoding HAMP domain-containing sensor histidine kinase produces MIVDEQNFLYRHRVRPILNSPINRFKAVLWSIVLSAVWLASFRLGDFLTFFRTYSSTWFLPSGVTLAIVLVAPGWMKISPLVANLLLAFPAVRWVLGVEVENDYEPVIHGIRLYLVYGGAALVLTRLFQIDLPFRSLRDNQWLIAAALGAATIATTSGIGLHILAGNMSLAEGLSIAASWWLGDAIGAIVVPPLLVPVLMAGLGLSVGGWQWPKPSALAIQSLSLALVLSACAAASTVHANFWYLAIIPILIFALNRGYSHAVTAVFLTNLLSPLVVLTIADANEAMTMAPLLLTASVAGLLIGAAISDRNAVLEGLEETVALRTQELEEAYQAQRHLVRTIGHDLRQPVEALRHMLGTLKRQLRGSAAEVPVEQARVLSTLASEMLTKTLTYARLDAGKHVLQITDFTADTLFGRLEAVFGPLARRKAITIEWEGSHTAIRSDEGLIFQVLANHLDNALRVSPAGASIAVSVQAEGEGIALSVSDAFEANTTAAEGAAGLGMSIIRHASTLLGGQLISERNRRGIIIPYPDGGS; encoded by the coding sequence ATGATCGTCGACGAACAGAATTTTCTGTATAGACATAGGGTTAGACCAATACTGAATTCCCCCATCAATAGATTCAAAGCTGTGCTTTGGTCCATAGTATTATCGGCGGTGTGGCTTGCCTCGTTCCGCCTGGGGGACTTTCTGACCTTCTTCAGGACCTATTCGAGCACCTGGTTTTTACCCAGCGGCGTGACACTTGCCATCGTCCTGGTTGCGCCGGGCTGGATGAAGATCAGTCCGCTGGTCGCCAACCTTCTCCTCGCCTTTCCGGCGGTGCGCTGGGTGCTGGGCGTCGAAGTGGAAAACGATTATGAGCCCGTCATCCATGGCATCAGGCTCTATCTCGTCTACGGCGGCGCGGCTCTCGTCCTCACCCGCCTGTTCCAGATAGACCTTCCCTTCCGGTCGCTGCGCGACAATCAGTGGCTGATTGCCGCGGCCCTCGGTGCCGCGACCATCGCCACGACAAGCGGCATTGGGCTGCATATTCTGGCGGGCAATATGTCGCTGGCCGAAGGCCTCAGTATTGCCGCCTCATGGTGGCTGGGAGACGCGATTGGCGCCATCGTCGTGCCGCCACTGCTCGTGCCGGTATTGATGGCGGGGCTGGGGCTGTCGGTCGGCGGCTGGCAATGGCCAAAGCCCAGCGCCCTGGCCATCCAGAGTCTGAGCCTGGCGCTTGTTCTGTCCGCCTGCGCGGCAGCAAGCACGGTTCACGCCAATTTCTGGTACCTTGCCATCATTCCCATTCTGATCTTCGCCCTCAACCGCGGCTATAGCCACGCGGTGACGGCGGTGTTCCTGACCAATCTGCTCTCGCCGCTGGTGGTCCTGACGATTGCCGACGCCAACGAGGCGATGACAATGGCGCCGCTTCTCCTCACCGCTTCGGTGGCGGGACTTCTCATCGGCGCGGCAATCTCGGACCGCAACGCCGTTCTCGAAGGGCTGGAGGAAACCGTTGCTCTGCGCACGCAGGAGCTCGAGGAGGCCTATCAGGCCCAGCGCCATCTGGTGCGCACCATCGGCCATGACCTGCGCCAGCCGGTTGAGGCGCTCCGGCACATGCTGGGCACGCTCAAACGCCAGTTGCGCGGCAGCGCAGCAGAAGTGCCCGTCGAGCAGGCGAGAGTGCTCAGCACACTCGCCTCGGAGATGCTGACCAAGACGCTGACCTACGCCCGGCTCGACGCCGGCAAGCACGTGCTGCAGATCACCGACTTCACCGCCGACACGCTCTTTGGCCGCCTTGAAGCCGTTTTTGGCCCTCTGGCCCGTCGAAAGGCGATCACCATAGAATGGGAAGGCAGCCACACGGCCATCCGCTCGGATGAAGGGCTTATTTTCCAGGTTCTGGCCAACCATCTGGACAATGCCCTGCGCGTCTCACCGGCAGGCGCGTCGATTGCAGTCTCGGTCCAGGCTGAAGGCGAGGGCATAGCCCTCTCCGTTTCGGACGCGTTCGAGGCCAACACGACAGCCGCCGAGGGGGCGGCAGGTCTCGGGATGAGCATTATCAGACACGCCAGCACCCTGCTGGGCGGCCAGCTTATTTCCGAGCGGAACCGTCGCGGCATCATCATTCCTTACCCCGATGGGGGTAGTTAA
- a CDS encoding helix-turn-helix transcriptional regulator — MTRTLARDILAFNLREICAERGLDASALARDLGWTPSKIETAMSGSSDLELDDLTQLALTLRVPAHILLTASSATTAHTMVAMSAG; from the coding sequence ATGACGAGAACCTTGGCGCGAGATATTCTTGCGTTCAATTTGCGCGAGATTTGTGCGGAACGCGGCCTCGATGCATCCGCATTGGCACGGGATCTCGGCTGGACACCCAGCAAAATCGAGACTGCCATGTCGGGCTCATCCGATCTCGAGCTGGATGACCTCACGCAACTCGCGCTGACACTGCGTGTGCCGGCGCATATCCTGCTGACGGCCTCGAGCGCGACGACGGCCCATACCATGGTTGCTATGTCTGCCGGTTGA
- a CDS encoding helix-turn-helix transcriptional regulator: MDSRELVGWNMRRLRMDRGVSQGKLAELAGIDRTYVSRLERTIENPSIGILDKIAVALGVPIADLFTPPDGEATKLPPLKAGRPVKVTTPDKG, from the coding sequence ATGGACAGTCGAGAACTTGTGGGCTGGAACATGCGGCGATTGCGCATGGACCGCGGCGTGTCTCAAGGCAAGCTGGCCGAACTGGCAGGCATTGATCGCACCTATGTCAGCCGCCTCGAGCGCACAATAGAAAACCCATCCATTGGCATCCTCGACAAGATTGCGGTGGCACTCGGCGTGCCGATTGCTGATCTGTTCACGCCGCCCGATGGTGAGGCAACCAAGCTGCCGCCACTCAAGGCTGGCCGGCCGGTAAAGGTCACGACGCCCGACAAGGGTTAG
- the yacG gene encoding DNA gyrase inhibitor YacG: MSETPLRKCPICGKPAVEKFKPFCSKRCADVDLNRWLTGAYVIPARDDEPLPDAEEGEQ; encoded by the coding sequence ATGAGCGAAACCCCACTTCGCAAATGCCCCATCTGCGGCAAGCCCGCAGTGGAGAAATTCAAGCCCTTCTGCTCCAAGCGCTGCGCTGACGTCGATCTCAACCGTTGGCTCACCGGTGCCTATGTCATCCCGGCGCGGGACGACGAGCCGCTCCCTGATGCGGAGGAGGGCGAGCAATAG
- a CDS encoding Maf-like protein encodes MASRPDLILASASPRRLALLNQIGIEPEHLVPAHVDETPEKGELPRKLAMRLSELKALTAQHKARVAGFGNNALVLAADTVVAVGRRVLPKAETMEEATECLRLLSGRAHRVYTGVTLLTPSGAKRQRLVETRLRFKRLSTREMEAYLASAEWRDKAGGYAIQGIAGSFVVKLSGSYSGVVGLPLNETTQLLAGEGYPVYFNWLNQSNLSGV; translated from the coding sequence ATGGCTAGCCGTCCGGATCTGATCCTGGCATCCGCCTCGCCCCGCCGTTTGGCGCTCCTCAACCAGATCGGTATCGAGCCTGAGCACCTTGTGCCGGCTCATGTCGACGAGACCCCGGAGAAGGGCGAATTGCCGCGCAAGCTGGCCATGCGCCTCTCCGAGCTCAAGGCCCTGACGGCCCAGCACAAGGCTCGTGTCGCCGGCTTTGGCAACAATGCCCTGGTGCTGGCCGCCGATACCGTGGTTGCCGTCGGCCGCCGCGTTTTGCCAAAGGCCGAGACCATGGAGGAGGCAACGGAATGCCTGCGCCTGCTCTCGGGCCGGGCGCATCGCGTCTATACCGGGGTGACGCTGCTCACCCCCTCCGGCGCCAAGCGCCAACGTCTCGTCGAGACGCGTTTGAGGTTCAAGCGCCTTTCCACCCGCGAAATGGAAGCCTATCTCGCCAGCGCCGAGTGGCGCGACAAGGCCGGCGGCTATGCCATCCAGGGCATCGCCGGCTCCTTTGTCGTCAAACTGTCCGGTTCCTATTCCGGCGTGGTCGGCCTGCCTCTCAACGAGACCACCCAGCTTCTCGCCGGCGAGGGCTATCCCGTCTATTTCAACTGGCTCAACCAGTCCAACCTGTCGGGCGTGTGA
- the infA gene encoding translation initiation factor IF-1 has protein sequence MAKEEVLEFPGVVTELLPNATFRVKLENEHEIIAHTAGRMRKNRIRVLAGDKVLCEMTPYDLTKGRITYRFK, from the coding sequence ATGGCCAAAGAAGAAGTGCTCGAATTCCCGGGCGTGGTCACCGAATTGCTTCCCAACGCGACCTTCCGGGTCAAGCTTGAGAACGAACACGAGATCATCGCTCACACTGCCGGTCGCATGCGCAAGAACCGCATCCGCGTTCTCGCGGGCGACAAGGTCTTGTGCGAAATGACCCCATACGACCTGACCAAGGGTCGCATCACCTATCGCTTCAAGTGA